The DNA sequence AATTCCATAGATGCCCAATGCACTGCTCACGGCAATAGGGTATAGGCCAATGCCGCCATTGGTGGTCGACATGGCAAAGGCCCCTGCGATAAAAGCGACCAAAAGCTCACCCAAAGAGAGGCCAATGGTCTCGGGCACGGTATACTTGATGACCCAAAACATGCCGACGTACGCAGACCATATAAAAACAGTATGAAAGATAAAGGGCCATTTCTTTTTCATTTTGAAGACACTCATGACCCCTTCAAGCAGTCCCTTTAAAAAAACTTTGAGTTTAAGGGCCCAACCTGAATTCGATTTTCGAAGAAACTTTATGCTGAGCCAAAGTCCCACAATACCTACTAAAAGAATAAGGGCAGCACCTGCAAGATTGACACCTTTTTCGTTCAAAAAAGCGATAATGGCCGAAGTTTGCATCAAAAGTGCCACGATGATGATCAAGAACAACATGATCAAATCGATGACCCGTTCAGTAACAATGGTGCCGAAGCCTTTTTCAAAAGGCACTTCTTCATAAGTGGTCAATGCGGTGGCCCTTAGAAATTCACCAGACCTCGGTATACCGAGATTGGCGAGATAGGCAATCAATATCATCAAAACATTATTCGTCACTTGCGGTGAATGGCCCAGTGGCTTTAACATGTAGTTCCACCGAACGGCCCTTGAAATATGGCTTAGAATTCCAATAATTATGGAAATCGACACCCAAAAAAGATCGGCATTTTTAATGTAGTGTATGATCTGTGCCCGGTCTTCGGCCGTGGTCTCATTGTACGAGTACCATACCAGAAATACCCCAAAAGCAATGGGTAGAACGATTTTCAGGGTTTTTTTCAGGGATTTGGACAAGGCTATTTCAAAAGGTTGGTGTTTTCATCTGGAAATACCAAGGCCGGATTGAATTCTCTGGCCTCTTCAACACTCATCCAGGCATAAGTGATAAGAATCAATACATCGCCCACCGAAACCTTTCGGGCAGCAGCTCCGTTCAAGGTCAGTTCACCACTGCCACGTGGTCCAGGAATGACATAGGTTTCAAGACGCTCACCGTTGTTATTGTTCACGATCTGGACTTTTTCACCACGAATGATGTTTGCGGCATCCATCAGATCTTCATCGATGGTAATACTGCCAATGTAGTTGAGGTCAGCACCTGTGACCTTCACGCGATGAATCTTTGATTTTACTACTTCAATTTGCATGGTGCAAAAATAATCAATTGAGGGCGATGTTGTCTATTAGCCGAACGCCACTGGCATAAACGGCTATGAAAGCCCTATATTTTTTGTTTTTCTGTTTTCTTTGGATGGGCGTTAAATTTTCTTGATCTGCAATCTCGAAATATTCCAATTCAAAATCTTCATTTTTTTGGAATTTTGCCTTTACCCATTCCCTTATATCGTTAGCACTTTTCGTGCCAAATTTTTTCTTGGCAGCTTTCAACACGTTGAAAATGAAACCAGCCTTTTGTCGTATTTTATTTGGCAACCTTTCATTACGCGAACTCATGGCCAGGCCGTTGGCTTCCCTTTCAATGGGGCAGCCCACAATCGTAACAGGAATGCGCTTCAATTTGACCAATTTTTTGACAATCTGCAATTGCTGAAAATCTTTCTCGCCAAAATAGGCCTTGTCTGGGGCTACTATTTTTAAGAGTAGCTCAACAATGGTGGCCACCCCGTCAAAATGTCCGTTACGGTAGCTACCTTCCATTGTTTTCTCCAAACCGCCGAAACGAAACTCCTGTGAAGTGATTTCACCTGGATAAATTTCGGCCTTTGAGGGGGTAAATACCACGATTTGCCGTGACAGCTTTTGTAAAAGGGCTAGATCACCATTTAAATTACGGGGATAGTTTTTCAGATCATTGGCATTGTCAAACTGGGTCGGATTGACAAAAATGCTCACCACTACCCTATGATTTTCTTCGATGGCTTTTTCGACCAATGATAAGTGCCCTTGGTGCAAAGCGCCCATGGTCGGTACCAGACCGATAGTGTTCTTCTCGTTCCTGGTAGTTTGTAGGAGCTTTTGAAGTTGCTGTTTGTCGCTGATCGGGCGCATAAAAATGATAAAGGCGTGCAAAAATACTATAAATACTGGTAATCGGCATAATTTTTGTACTTTTGCAGCTACGTTTTTGGTAAACAAAAGAATCGTTTATGAATGGTAAAAAGATATTGTTCGTATCTTCAGAATTAGTCCCCTATCTACCCGAGAACCCAGTTTCATTGATGTCTTACGAAGCCCCGCGAATGGTCAATAGCAAAGGTGGCCAAATACGGATTTTCATGCCTCGCTATGGCAATATCAATGAGCGTAGGCATCAACTGCACGAGGTGATTCGCTTATCAGGGATGAATTTGGTCATCAATGATATGGATATGCCCTTGATCATAAAGGTAGCTTCCATTCCCAAAGAACGGATACAGGTCTATTTCATAGACAATGATGAATATTTCAAGAGAAAGGGAACCTTCACCGATGTAGAAGGCAATCTGTTTCCAGATAACGATGAACGCGCCATTTTTTTTGCAAAAGGCGTGGTCGAAACAGTAAAGAAATTAAATTGGTCTCCAGATATCATTCATGTTCATGGCTGGATGGCATCGCTTCTTCCACTCTATCTCAGAAAGTACTATGCCGATGAGCCCATTTTTGCTGATAGCAAGATAGTCACCTCGGTCTATGACATAGGTTTCGAAGGAGAACTTGATAATGGGATCGTGGACAAGATTGTGTTTGACGGCATACCCAAAGAAGATATCGGGGCCTTGGCAACCCCCAACTATAATAATTTGTTAAAAGTTGCAGTCGATCATTCAGACGCCATTATTTTAGCCTCAGAAGCGATTTCTGATGAACTCGAAAAGCATATTGCCAATCTTTCAAAGCCCGTGTTGCCATATGTTTCTTTCAAAGAGACCGAAGAAGCATATGCAAATTTCTATAACTCGGAAGTTTTAAAATAATTTTCATGAACCTTAAGAGAAAGGCGACAATTTCAACTTTGGTTGGAATTTTTCTGATGATGATGTCTTGTGAGGAAGATTTGACCACCTTGGGTGAGGGTGTGGTCGGCGGTGAACCTTTTAGTACCGGAAAAGTGGTTTTTGATGTTTTCGCCTATAACAAAAGGGTCAATGCGGTGCAAACCAACAGATTGCCCATATACCAGTTGGGCAACTTCAATGACCCCGTTTATGGAACACGCCGGGCCAGTATCACCAGTCAGGTACAACTTTCCATCAATCAAAACACTGGAACCATAAGCAATGTCTTTGGTGACTTTTCACAGGCTGTCGAAGATGGAGCGGACGATGATGAGAGCAATTCGACCATACCGGAAAACGAAACCGTAAAAGAAGTTTTTCTGTATCTGCCGTATCAATTGCCGCCAGAGAGTCTTCGAGATAGTGACCTTGACGGGGTTGAAGACCCATTTGATGCCGACCCTGATGATCCAAATAGTGATTCCGATAATGATGGGGTGACCGATAACGCCGAGAGAACAGGCGGTACAGATCCCTTGAACCCCGATACCGATGGTGATGGTATCGGTGATGCCGATGATGACAGTACGGTTGCCAATGCCTTTGCCAGAACGTTATCTCTTGATAGTATCTATGGCAATCGTGATGCGTCTTTCAGGCTAAAGGTCGAACGTTCGACATTCTTTTTAAGGAATTTGGATCCAAATACCAATTTTGAGGAGGCACAAGAGTACTTTTCAAGCCAAAGCTTCTCGCCCGATTTTGTAGATGAGGTACTTTTTGATGGGGATGTTCAGATAGATAATGAACAAATTGTTTTCTTCAATGAGGATGACCCCGATACTGAAGATGTTGATGAGTCATTGACATTGGATGCCAGCAGGACCCTGAATCCAGGTATACGAGTGCCTCTTGACCCATCTTTTTTTCAAGAAAATATACTGGACCGGGAAGGAAGTTCAGAGTTGTTGAGCCAAGCCAATTTCGCAGATTTTTTTCGAGGGATCCATTTGTCTTTAGATGCCAATGACGATATGATGCTGCTGCTCGATCTATCAGCAGCGAACATTACCATCACCTACGAATATGACAATTATAACGATAACGATACCTTTTCTGATACTTCAGATGATTTCATCGAACAGGTCGAACGCGATCTTGTATTGAACCTGTTGCGAAACATCAACGGATTCATTTCAGGAAATGCCGTAAATACCTTCGAAAGTGATGATTTTCCACCTCAAATTGCAGATCAGCTTGACAATGGCGATAACGCTTCCAGAATATATCTCAAGGGCGGTGATGGGGCCGTGGCCGAGGTCAGTCTTTTTGATGACACAGATGCCGACCCAATATTGGAAGACATACGCTCGAAAAATTGGATAATAAACGAAGCCAATCTGGTGTTTCACGTTGATGAACAATCGCTCAATGGTTTGATTGAAGAAGAACGACCTCCAAGAATATATCTCTATAATGCCGAGACAAACCTGCCCATTTATAATCTTGCGATTGAAAATGCAAGTTCAGACAGCGCAGAGCCCCTGGGGTTGTACCTTAATTTTGGAGGTATTCTGGATAGGGAAAATAATACCTATACCATTCGTATTACCGAACATATCAACAATATCATAGTACGTGACTCTGCCAATGCCAGACTGGCCCTTACCTTGACTTCAAATATTGATATTTCGCAAGCTAGGATCGCTGAGGCCATGGGGGCGAATGGATCAGTAGTTGATGTGCCGGTGATGTCGACCGTGAATGCCTTGGGCACGGTACTTTTTGGAAGCAATGTGCAGGCTGCCAACGAAGAGAAAAAATTAAAGCTCGAAATCTTTTTTACAGAGACAAATTGATTTATACATAATATTTAATACCGCTGACGGATTTTTTGCGTTTTATATCCGAGAATTGTTTTCATTTCCCCCTTAAAAACTAATTTTGTTTATCTAAATCAATTGAAAACTACCTAGTTATGTGTGGAATCGTAGGTTATATAGGCCATAGAGATGCATATCCCATCATTATTAAAGGACTGCAGCGCTTAGAGTATCGAGGATATGACAGTGCCGGTGTTGTGCTTTTCGATGGCGAAGACATGCATTTGTCAAAGACCAAGGGAAAGGTCGAAGACTTAAAGAACAAAGCCGAGACCAGTATTAAAACCAGAGGTAAGTTGGGCCTTGGCCACACTAGATGGGCAACCCACGGTGTGCCAAACGATATCAACTCACACCCCCATTATTCGAATTCCGGTGATTTGGTGATTATCCATAACGGTATCATTGAGAATTATGAATCTATTAAAAAAGCCTTGACCAAAAGAGGGTATACCTTTGAATCAGATACCGATACCGAAGTATTGGTCAACCTCATCGAAGAAGTCAAGGAAAAAGAAGGGGTCAAACTTGGCAAAGCCGTACAGCTAGCCTTGAACCAAGTCGTTGGGGCCTATGCCATTGCCGTGTTTGACAAAAACAAGCCTGATGAGATCGTCGTGGCGAAATTAGGTAGTCCGCTTGCCATTGGTATCGGTGAGAATGAATACTTTATCGCTTCCGATGCATCGCCATTCATTGAGTTTACCAACAATGCCGTGTACTTAGAGGATGAAGAAATGGCCATTGTCAGAATCGGCAAGGAGATAAAATTGCGCAAAATAAAAGATGACGCCATTGCTTATCCGAATATACTGGAACTTCAACTGAATCTTGAAGAAATAGAAAAAGGGGGCTATGAGCATTTCATGCTGAAAGAAATCTACGAACAGCCTAGGGCCATCCACGATACTTTTCGAGGAAGGTTGCGGCCCGATCAAGGCATTATCAAAATGGCCGGTATTGATCAAAACATTGAAAAATTTCTAAATGCCAACAGAATTATTATCGTCGCTTGCGGTACTTCTTGGCACGCAGGTCTAGTTGCCGAGTATATTTTTGAAGATTTGGCGCGAATTCCCGTTGAGGTCGAGTATGCTTCTGAATTTCGCTATCGCAATCCGGTGATTACAGATAAGGATGTACTTATTGCCATATCGCAATCTGGTGAGACGGCCGATACGTTGGCGGCCATTAAACTGGCCAAAGAAAAAGGGGCATTTGTATTTGGCGTTTGTAATGTTGTGGGCTCTTCGATAGCCAGAGAGACCAATGCCGGAGCCTATACCCACGCAGGACCTGAAATCGGGGTCGCCTCAACAAAGGCCTTCACCACGCAGATTACAGTACTCATGATGATCGCCATGAAATTGGCCAAAGAAAAAGGAATTTTTTCCGAATCGAAATTTCATGAGTTTTTGACAGAACTGGAAGGCATTCCGAGCAAGGTTGAGAAAACATTGGAGTCAAATGCTTTGGTAGAGCACATATCAGATGTTTACAAAGACTCGACAAACTGCTTGTATTTGGGCAGAGGGTATAACTTTCCGGTTGCGCTTGAAGGAGCTTTAAAGCTAAAGGAAATCAGCTACATTCATGCCGAGGGCTATCCTGCGGCAGAAATGAAGCATGGCCCAATAGCTTTGATAGATGAACAAATGCCAGTTGTGGTCATAGCAACCAGAAAAGGGCATTATGAAAAAGTGGTCAGCAATATCCAAGAAATAAAATCTAGGCACGGCAAAATCATCGCAGTGGTCACTGAAGGCGACAAACAGGTCAAAGAATTGGCCGATCATGTCGTAGAAGTGCCGGAAACTTCAGAGAGTTTGACACCCTTGCTTACCACCATACCCCTGCAATTACTTTCATACCATATTGCCGTAATGCGTGGGTGTAACGTAGACCAACCGAGAAACTTGGCCAAATCGGTTACAGTGGAGTAACATAGTATATCACGTAAAATAAGAAAAGTCGCCTTTTAAGGCGACTTTTTTGTTAATTCAACAATGATTGAATCATTTCATTGCCAAATCAATACTATGCATGCATAATTTTTTATTCTGTTATGGGTTTGGATGCAAAAAAAATGTATATTCCACCCGTAAAATTAAAACTAACTTAACGTTATCTAATCTTAGCACTCATGAGAATAATAATGCTTGCTTGCTTCCTGCTGTTTGGCTTTGTGGCCTATTCGCAAACAACGGTACAGGGTAAAGTAGTAGATGAGAACAATGAACCGATTCCCGGTGCGAATGTGATCCTAGTTGGAAAGGCAGAGGGGACCACCACTGATTTTGACGGAAATTATGAGTTCAAAACCTCAGAAAACCCACCTTTTCAGTTGCGTATTTCAATTCTTGGTTTTTCTGATGCCATCGTGAATGTCACCTCAAACAATCAAACCATCAACGTAACATTGAATGAGGCATCTACTTTGCTCGATGAAATTGTGATATCGGCCTCAAGAACACCAGAGCGTATTTTCGAATCGCCCGTAACGGTCGAACGTATGGATATCAAGGCCATTCAAAGCTCGACATCGCCCACTTTTTATGATGCTTTGGAAAACCTCAAAGGGGTTGACATCAACACCAACAGTTTAACGTTCAAATCGGTGAACACCCGTGGTTTTGCCACCTTTGCCAACACCCGTTTCATGCAGTTGGTCGATGGTATGGACAACTCTTCACCTGCCCTTAACTTTCCACTGGGCAATCTCTTGGGCATGTCTGAACTTGATGTGAACACCGTAGAGCTTTTGCCCGGGGCCTCATCGGCACTTTATGGTGCCAATGCTTACAACGGTATCATGTTCATGACCAGCAAGAGCCCTTTCAATCACCAAGGAATCAGTTTTTATGCAAAAACAGGGCTCACCTCAAGTAGTAATGCCGGCGACAACGACTTCTTTGATGTGGGCATACGGGCAGCACATGCCTTTAGCGATCACTTTGCCGCGAAGGCATCGGTATCTTTTTTAAAGGGTACAGAATGGTTTTCAACAGATTATACAGATTACAACAATCCTGGTCTCACAAGGGATGACCCGGCATATGACGGACTCAACATCTATGGTGATGAGGCATCGACCACACTCAATTTTGATGAATTGGCCGCAGCATCGTTGCCCATTCCGGTGGCTACCGATTTTGGTGAGGCCACGGTTTCAAGAACCGGCTATGAAGAAAGAGACCTTATGGACTATGATGCAGAGAGCTTAAAAGCAGATTTCGCACTTCACTTCAAGCCGTGGGCCGATGATTTTGAAATAGTCTGGAATTCTAAGATCGGTCGTGGAAACACCATTTATCAGGGTGCCAACCGTTATGCCATAAAAGATTTCTTTATGCAGCAGCACAAGTTGGAAATACGCAACAACAACTTCTTTGTTCGCGGATATACCACTGCAGAAAAGGCAGGAAACTCTTATGACACAAGATTTGCCGCACTTAATGTAAACCGTAGGTGGAAAAGGGATGCACCCAACCCTGACAATCCCTCAGAGCCTTCATGGTTCGGGGACTATGCAGCGGGCTTTATCGGCTTTTTGGCCAATCAAGGTATTTTTGCCCCTACGGACGAACAAAAAGTTGCTGCCCATGCCTTTGCCAGACAACAGGCCGATACGGGCAGGTTCTTGCCTGGAACCCCAGAATTCAACAATGCTTTGGCCGCCGTCACCGCCGACCCTAATTTAGAGACCGGGGCCAGATTTCAAGACAACTCCAAAATCTACCATATCGACGCCAATTACAATTTTACGCATTTGACAGGTGATTTTGCCGATATTATGGTAGGGGGTTCTTGGAGACAATATGAGTTGAATTCGGGCGGTACCATTTACACCGATAGCGATGGCCCAATCAACTACAATGAATATGGCGCGTACGTACAGCTGCAAAAGAAAATGCTCGAAGAGCAGTTGAAGTTTACGGGTTCTATTCGGTATGATAAATCAGAATTTTTTGATGGGTTCGTTTCACCGAGGCTTTCTTTGGTCTACGCCATTGATGAGAACAAAAGGCATAATATCAGGGGATCATTTCAAACAGGTTTCAGAAACCCCGATACCCAGTCGCTCTTCATCGGCCTCAATGCAGGTAGGGCCATTTTGGTGGGATCGGCACCCGATAACCTAGATCGCTATACCACGCCGGAACTTTTGTTGAGTACCAATGGCCAAGCGCTGACAGGTCAGCAGACGGTTCAGCTTTCGGGCGGCGAGGCCTATACCAATGCCTTTTCGCGCGAATCGGTCGAGGCCGGAGTCCCACAAGCATTTGAGTCATCTCTGGTACAACCCGAGCAGGTAACGGCCTATGAGGTAGGCTATCGTGGCGCTGTAGGTAAGGTCAATATCGATTTCAGTGCCTATTACAACCAATATGATGATTTTATCTCGAATAGAACCGTTTTGGTACCCCTTTACGGTGAAGCGGGAGACAATGCATTGTCTTTGTTGGCATTGCAGAACGAAGATTTTCAAGCCTTTCAGACCTACACAAACTCCGTGGCAGACATAAGCTCATATGGAGGTGGCTTGGGCATCACCACACAGATATTTGGCAACTATGACTTTGGCATTAACTACACCTATGCGAAACTTGATTTTGATAGGAGTTCAGATCCAGGTTTTGAGCCCAGCTTCAATACCCCTGAACATAAGGTAAAGGCCTCATTTGGTAATCAAGAACTGTTCAAGAATTTTGGTTTCAACATCAATTGGCGTTGGAACGATTGGTATCTCTGGGAGGCCACTTTTGCCGATGGTTTCATACCATCGAGGCATGTCGTCGATGCCCAGGTCAATTTTAGTGTTCCGAGCATCAAATCAATTTTCAAGCTAGGGGGCGCCAATATTTTAGGAGAAGAATATGTGAGTGCGCCCGGTGCAGGGCTCATAGGGTCACAATTCTTTGTATCATGGGTTATCAATCAATAATAAAAAAGCTAAGAAAAATGAAAAACAAACATATATATACCGCATTTCTTTTTGGGGCATTTCTTTTTTGGGGTTGTAGTGAGGAAGACGATATTTTTGCGGTGCCCTTTGTGCCAGAGGTAGAACAGGTGACTCCACCGCCAGTAAACTATACCAGTGGTACGGCAGATTTTTCTACCTATGTGTCCGTGGGCAATTCTTTGACGGCGGGCTTCTCTGACAATGCCTTGTTCGTAAGAGGGCAGACAGCCTCTTTTCCCAATATTTTGGCCCAACAATTTGCTTTGGCCGGTGGGGGAGATTTTTCCCAGCCGTTGATGAACGATGATTTGGGAGGATTGTTGCTGGGGGGCAATGAAATAGCCGATACCCGACTGATTTTTGATGCCGCAAATCAAGTTCCCGTCAATATTCCGGGAGACCCTACCACAGAGGTTTCCAATGTGCTGTCGGGCCCCTTTAACAATATGGGGGTGCCAGGAGCGAAAAGCTATCATTTGTTGGCCAATGGCTATGGCAACGTGGCCGGTGTGGCTGCTGGACTTGCCAATCCGTATTTTGCTAGAATGGCCTCTAACCCCAATGCATCGGTAATGGAAGATGCAATGGCACAAAACCCGACTTTTTTCTCTCTATGGATAGGCTCCAATGACATTTTGGGGTATGCCGTATCAGGGGGTTCGGGCGAAGACCATAATTTGACAGGTAATCTTGATGCATCGACCTACGCGGGAAATGATATTACCAACGCAGGGGTTTTTGCACAGGTGTATAACGGCCTGTTGGCTACTTTGACGGCTGGTGGTGCCGTGGGCATTGTGGCCAATCTGCCCAATGTGACCGATGCACCTTATTTTACAACGGTGCCCCATGCACCGTTAGACCCTACCAATCCTAGTTTTGGCCCCCAGATCCCTACATTGAATACGGTCTTTGGAGCCATGAACCAAGTATTTGCCTTTTTGGGGGTCCCTGAGCGTTCGGTAGTGTTCTCTGAGAATTCGGCAAGTGCGGTCGTGATCAGAGATGAGACGTTGATCGACTTATCGGCCCAGATCGCCCAAGTGCTGAATGCCGATCCAAATTTCCCGTTGTTTGTACAACAGTTTGGGCTTCCGCCCCAGGCCGCCCCGTTGGTGGCCAATCTTTTCGGAGCTGCGTACGGACAAGTGAGACAGGCCACGGTAGAAGACCTTTTGGTATTGCCCAGTCGTAATGTAATCGGTAGTATTAACCAAGATTCCTTCGCATTTCTACAATCACAAGGGTTATCGCCAGAACTGGCCGCCCAGTTTTCAGCAGAGGGGATTACGTACGCTTTGGATGATCAGTGGGTATTGATTCCTTCTGAGCAAACGGCCATTGCTGATGCTACGGTTGCTTTTAATACTACAATTGCGGCAGCAGCAGAACAATTTGATTTGGCTTTCTTTGATGCCAATACTTTTCTAAACACGGTAGCCACCACCGGAGTGCCCATTCAATCTGGAGATAACCCAGCTACGGTAACTGCCGATTTTGTTACTGGCGGCGCTTTTTCATTAGATGGGGTGCATCCATCCCCTAGGGGCTATGCAGTGGCAGCCAATCAGATGATCGGCATTATCAATGCCAAATATGGTTCAAATCTACCAGAGGTCAATCCTGTTGATTTTACGGGTCTGTATCTAAATTGATTGTGGGCAAGACTACTTTTTGACATTAAATTTTAACAATTTTATATATAAACAAGGGCATCTAAATGGATGCCCTTTTTATGACGAAAAATTTTTCAGTATAATGATGTAAAAGCATATCTTTGCAGCCGGAAAAAATAAGCTTTCCCTTTCTTATAGTAGAATACAAAACAAAGAAAAATAATGGCAAAGATTACAGGAAAAGTTGCCCAGATCATCGGACCGGTCATTGATGTTGAATTTGAATCCGGAACCGAAATCCCAAAGATTTACGATTCATTGGAAATCAATAGGGAAGATGGTACCACTTTGGTGCTTGAGGTACAATCGCATATCGGCGAGAATACCGTAAGAACCGTTTCGATGGATTCAACAGATGGTCTGAGCAGGGGCATTGATGTCGTTGCCACGGGCAATGCGATTCAAATGCCTATCGGGGAAGATGTATATGGGAGACTTTTTAATGTAGTTGGCGATGCCATTGACGGAATGGAAAACCTGCCCAAAACAGGTGATAATGGTCTTCCAATCCACCGTGAGGCTCCAAAATTTGAGGACTTATCGACCTCTACAGAGGTGCTTTATACGGGGATCAAGGTAATCGACCTTATCGAACCGTACGCCAAAGGGGGAAAGATTGGTTTGTTCGGTGGAGCCGGGGTAGGCAAAACAGTA is a window from the Muricauda sp. SCSIO 65647 genome containing:
- a CDS encoding lysylphosphatidylglycerol synthase transmembrane domain-containing protein is translated as MSKSLKKTLKIVLPIAFGVFLVWYSYNETTAEDRAQIIHYIKNADLFWVSISIIIGILSHISRAVRWNYMLKPLGHSPQVTNNVLMILIAYLANLGIPRSGEFLRATALTTYEEVPFEKGFGTIVTERVIDLIMLFLIIIVALLMQTSAIIAFLNEKGVNLAGAALILLVGIVGLWLSIKFLRKSNSGWALKLKVFLKGLLEGVMSVFKMKKKWPFIFHTVFIWSAYVGMFWVIKYTVPETIGLSLGELLVAFIAGAFAMSTTNGGIGLYPIAVSSALGIYGISSVSGDAFGWIMWIAQTLMVVVFGAISFVLLPLLNRGR
- the panD gene encoding aspartate 1-decarboxylase, whose translation is MQIEVVKSKIHRVKVTGADLNYIGSITIDEDLMDAANIIRGEKVQIVNNNNGERLETYVIPGPRGSGELTLNGAAARKVSVGDVLILITYAWMSVEEAREFNPALVFPDENTNLLK
- the panC gene encoding pantoate--beta-alanine ligase, with the translated sequence MRPISDKQQLQKLLQTTRNEKNTIGLVPTMGALHQGHLSLVEKAIEENHRVVVSIFVNPTQFDNANDLKNYPRNLNGDLALLQKLSRQIVVFTPSKAEIYPGEITSQEFRFGGLEKTMEGSYRNGHFDGVATIVELLLKIVAPDKAYFGEKDFQQLQIVKKLVKLKRIPVTIVGCPIEREANGLAMSSRNERLPNKIRQKAGFIFNVLKAAKKKFGTKSANDIREWVKAKFQKNEDFELEYFEIADQENLTPIQRKQKNKKYRAFIAVYASGVRLIDNIALN
- a CDS encoding glycogen/starch synthase, whose protein sequence is MNGKKILFVSSELVPYLPENPVSLMSYEAPRMVNSKGGQIRIFMPRYGNINERRHQLHEVIRLSGMNLVINDMDMPLIIKVASIPKERIQVYFIDNDEYFKRKGTFTDVEGNLFPDNDERAIFFAKGVVETVKKLNWSPDIIHVHGWMASLLPLYLRKYYADEPIFADSKIVTSVYDIGFEGELDNGIVDKIVFDGIPKEDIGALATPNYNNLLKVAVDHSDAIILASEAISDELEKHIANLSKPVLPYVSFKETEEAYANFYNSEVLK
- a CDS encoding DUF4270 domain-containing protein gives rise to the protein MNLKRKATISTLVGIFLMMMSCEEDLTTLGEGVVGGEPFSTGKVVFDVFAYNKRVNAVQTNRLPIYQLGNFNDPVYGTRRASITSQVQLSINQNTGTISNVFGDFSQAVEDGADDDESNSTIPENETVKEVFLYLPYQLPPESLRDSDLDGVEDPFDADPDDPNSDSDNDGVTDNAERTGGTDPLNPDTDGDGIGDADDDSTVANAFARTLSLDSIYGNRDASFRLKVERSTFFLRNLDPNTNFEEAQEYFSSQSFSPDFVDEVLFDGDVQIDNEQIVFFNEDDPDTEDVDESLTLDASRTLNPGIRVPLDPSFFQENILDREGSSELLSQANFADFFRGIHLSLDANDDMMLLLDLSAANITITYEYDNYNDNDTFSDTSDDFIEQVERDLVLNLLRNINGFISGNAVNTFESDDFPPQIADQLDNGDNASRIYLKGGDGAVAEVSLFDDTDADPILEDIRSKNWIINEANLVFHVDEQSLNGLIEEERPPRIYLYNAETNLPIYNLAIENASSDSAEPLGLYLNFGGILDRENNTYTIRITEHINNIIVRDSANARLALTLTSNIDISQARIAEAMGANGSVVDVPVMSTVNALGTVLFGSNVQAANEEKKLKLEIFFTETN
- the glmS gene encoding glutamine--fructose-6-phosphate transaminase (isomerizing), translating into MCGIVGYIGHRDAYPIIIKGLQRLEYRGYDSAGVVLFDGEDMHLSKTKGKVEDLKNKAETSIKTRGKLGLGHTRWATHGVPNDINSHPHYSNSGDLVIIHNGIIENYESIKKALTKRGYTFESDTDTEVLVNLIEEVKEKEGVKLGKAVQLALNQVVGAYAIAVFDKNKPDEIVVAKLGSPLAIGIGENEYFIASDASPFIEFTNNAVYLEDEEMAIVRIGKEIKLRKIKDDAIAYPNILELQLNLEEIEKGGYEHFMLKEIYEQPRAIHDTFRGRLRPDQGIIKMAGIDQNIEKFLNANRIIIVACGTSWHAGLVAEYIFEDLARIPVEVEYASEFRYRNPVITDKDVLIAISQSGETADTLAAIKLAKEKGAFVFGVCNVVGSSIARETNAGAYTHAGPEIGVASTKAFTTQITVLMMIAMKLAKEKGIFSESKFHEFLTELEGIPSKVEKTLESNALVEHISDVYKDSTNCLYLGRGYNFPVALEGALKLKEISYIHAEGYPAAEMKHGPIALIDEQMPVVVIATRKGHYEKVVSNIQEIKSRHGKIIAVVTEGDKQVKELADHVVEVPETSESLTPLLTTIPLQLLSYHIAVMRGCNVDQPRNLAKSVTVE
- a CDS encoding TonB-dependent receptor; translated protein: MRIIMLACFLLFGFVAYSQTTVQGKVVDENNEPIPGANVILVGKAEGTTTDFDGNYEFKTSENPPFQLRISILGFSDAIVNVTSNNQTINVTLNEASTLLDEIVISASRTPERIFESPVTVERMDIKAIQSSTSPTFYDALENLKGVDINTNSLTFKSVNTRGFATFANTRFMQLVDGMDNSSPALNFPLGNLLGMSELDVNTVELLPGASSALYGANAYNGIMFMTSKSPFNHQGISFYAKTGLTSSSNAGDNDFFDVGIRAAHAFSDHFAAKASVSFLKGTEWFSTDYTDYNNPGLTRDDPAYDGLNIYGDEASTTLNFDELAAASLPIPVATDFGEATVSRTGYEERDLMDYDAESLKADFALHFKPWADDFEIVWNSKIGRGNTIYQGANRYAIKDFFMQQHKLEIRNNNFFVRGYTTAEKAGNSYDTRFAALNVNRRWKRDAPNPDNPSEPSWFGDYAAGFIGFLANQGIFAPTDEQKVAAHAFARQQADTGRFLPGTPEFNNALAAVTADPNLETGARFQDNSKIYHIDANYNFTHLTGDFADIMVGGSWRQYELNSGGTIYTDSDGPINYNEYGAYVQLQKKMLEEQLKFTGSIRYDKSEFFDGFVSPRLSLVYAIDENKRHNIRGSFQTGFRNPDTQSLFIGLNAGRAILVGSAPDNLDRYTTPELLLSTNGQALTGQQTVQLSGGEAYTNAFSRESVEAGVPQAFESSLVQPEQVTAYEVGYRGAVGKVNIDFSAYYNQYDDFISNRTVLVPLYGEAGDNALSLLALQNEDFQAFQTYTNSVADISSYGGGLGITTQIFGNYDFGINYTYAKLDFDRSSDPGFEPSFNTPEHKVKASFGNQELFKNFGFNINWRWNDWYLWEATFADGFIPSRHVVDAQVNFSVPSIKSIFKLGGANILGEEYVSAPGAGLIGSQFFVSWVINQ